The following coding sequences are from one Tissierella sp. window:
- a CDS encoding ABC transporter substrate-binding protein, with the protein MFKLYKRNKRAEEAPVPVEYEKQMDKYSNDMGMLKKNQEHIVDRMAMKIDETAFATDNLIQITYDLADHVDIQMDSINRVINEIGNYSALAEEVNASTENSKQIAVDTLVTAYTGNDAVRNSINAMKEIEKSMEYAKSVVNKLNEKAENINKMLKAINSISYNTNLLALNASIEAARAGEAGKGFAVVANEVKKLAENSTDSANQIATIIKEMNEEIDNTIEAMDKSMDKVNEGTEIANNTMVVFNEIISSINTTTTVTEEINNAVSKQTQSLENVINCTMDMTENSKKVTFLVDIASMNTQYAKTSLNTLSQVSNDLSRISGSMLKELVTDVVDKESIINTSLNSMPLEFDPQLANDQESAQLLFNIYGSLLYIGSTGEISPGVAKSWHVEDDGVTWIFSLRRGAKFHNGREITAADVKYSYERMMSPALKSPNTWFLEHIQGAEDYVRGKAREITGVKVLDNYRVAIKLISPYSGFLLNLGQFSASILAKEDFEKGKLTGCGPYILDETTNEYCVLKSFKNYYGGAAYQDKVIVNYRNDDIAQGLIDGIYDFANINNKESLVKIKRTPDINIDLKDLMGTYYVGFNLEGNSIFAKSKESRRALNMAINKKRIIDDILGGLGEEANGPIPPSIVDNGYLPSISYNVSAAKDILNKEGINKNASSIKVVIRDEPNTALFYRISEYIIKDLEDLGLKTEVKAISPKDYLRPETIAKCDLFIGRWIADTGDPDNYLQPLFNYNNQTNFTRYNNPKVIELMDKAKEIINPNKKIGIYKDIQKLIVDDYPWVFIYHPKIAFASKKNVAGVRVSPLGITNFENILVESNK; encoded by the coding sequence ATGTTTAAGCTTTATAAGAGAAATAAGAGAGCGGAAGAAGCACCAGTACCTGTAGAATATGAAAAACAGATGGACAAGTACTCTAATGACATGGGGATGTTGAAGAAGAATCAAGAGCATATCGTTGATAGAATGGCTATGAAGATTGATGAGACGGCATTTGCTACGGATAATTTAATACAGATTACATATGATTTAGCCGATCATGTTGATATTCAAATGGATTCTATTAATAGGGTAATAAATGAAATAGGAAATTATTCTGCATTGGCTGAGGAAGTCAATGCTAGTACAGAAAACTCAAAACAAATTGCCGTAGATACCTTGGTTACTGCCTATACAGGAAATGATGCTGTAAGGAATTCCATTAATGCAATGAAAGAAATTGAAAAATCAATGGAGTATGCTAAATCAGTAGTTAATAAACTGAATGAAAAAGCGGAAAATATTAATAAAATGTTAAAGGCTATAAATAGCATTTCATATAATACAAACCTACTTGCTCTAAATGCGTCCATAGAGGCAGCCAGAGCAGGGGAAGCTGGTAAGGGTTTTGCTGTTGTAGCTAATGAAGTAAAGAAACTAGCTGAAAACAGTACGGATTCAGCAAATCAAATTGCTACAATTATTAAGGAAATGAATGAGGAAATAGACAATACCATAGAAGCAATGGACAAAAGCATGGATAAAGTTAATGAGGGTACTGAAATCGCTAACAATACTATGGTGGTTTTTAATGAAATAATTTCTTCTATAAATACTACTACAACTGTTACTGAAGAAATAAACAATGCTGTATCTAAGCAGACACAAAGTCTAGAGAATGTAATTAATTGTACTATGGATATGACTGAAAATTCCAAGAAGGTTACTTTCCTTGTAGATATTGCATCTATGAATACTCAATATGCAAAAACCTCCTTAAACACTTTATCACAGGTATCTAATGATTTAAGTAGAATATCAGGGAGTATGTTAAAAGAATTGGTTACAGATGTTGTTGATAAGGAATCTATCATAAACACATCTTTGAATTCCATGCCTCTGGAATTTGATCCTCAGCTAGCTAATGATCAGGAGAGTGCCCAGTTGTTATTTAATATTTATGGTTCTCTTTTATATATTGGTTCAACAGGGGAAATATCCCCAGGGGTAGCAAAAAGCTGGCATGTAGAGGATGATGGTGTTACTTGGATATTTAGCTTAAGGCGTGGTGCTAAGTTCCATAATGGCAGGGAAATAACTGCTGCAGATGTGAAGTACTCCTATGAAAGAATGATGAGTCCTGCATTAAAGTCTCCTAATACTTGGTTCTTAGAGCATATTCAAGGTGCTGAGGATTATGTAAGGGGCAAGGCAAGGGAAATTACAGGGGTAAAAGTTCTTGATAATTATAGGGTAGCTATTAAGTTAATTAGTCCTTATAGTGGATTTTTATTAAATTTAGGTCAATTCAGTGCTAGTATATTAGCCAAGGAAGATTTTGAAAAGGGTAAATTGACTGGTTGTGGACCATATATCTTAGATGAAACTACTAATGAATATTGCGTACTAAAATCTTTTAAGAATTATTACGGGGGAGCAGCTTATCAAGATAAGGTTATTGTCAACTATAGGAATGATGATATAGCTCAAGGGCTTATTGATGGCATATATGATTTTGCAAATATTAATAACAAAGAAAGTCTTGTAAAGATTAAGAGGACACCAGATATTAATATTGATTTAAAGGATTTAATGGGGACTTATTATGTTGGCTTCAATTTAGAGGGAAATTCCATATTTGCTAAGAGTAAGGAGTCGAGACGAGCTCTAAACATGGCTATAAACAAGAAGAGAATAATTGATGACATATTAGGTGGTCTAGGAGAGGAAGCTAATGGACCTATTCCTCCAAGCATTGTAGATAATGGATATCTGCCAAGTATTTCATATAATGTTTCCGCTGCAAAGGATATCTTAAATAAAGAAGGAATTAATAAAAATGCTTCTTCAATAAAAGTAGTAATTAGAGATGAACCTAATACTGCCTTGTTCTATAGAATAAGTGAATATATAATAAAAGATCTGGAGGATTTGGGTCTAAAGACTGAAGTAAAAGCTATATCACCTAAGGATTATCTAAGACCTGAAACTATAGCTAAATGTGATTTATTCATTGGTAGATGGATAGCTGATACAGGAGATCCAGATAATTATCTTCAACCCTTGTTCAATTATAATAATCAAACGAACTTTACAAGATATAATAATCCTAAGGTAATTGAGTTAATGGACAAAGCAAAGGAAATAATTAATCCTAATAAGAAAATAGGAATATACAAAGATATTCAAAAGCTTATAGTAGATGATTATCCATGGGTATTTATTTATCATCCTAAGATAGCATTTGCCTCAAAGAAAAATGTGGCTGGTGTAAGGGTTAGTCCTCTAGGAATAACTAATTTTGAAAATATTTTAGTAGAATCAAATAAATAA
- a CDS encoding M20/M25/M40 family metallo-hydrolase, which yields MDDCRQDLIDLLSNLISIYSPYFKEQEIMEFAYNWLKDRNIPVDYHKYYEGKVTNFNGINLVGSIKGREKGPKIHLNGHLDTVTITEGWTKDPLKATIEGDKLYGLGALDMKSGCTAIMIALEAFLRNVDDFKGEIVYSLVSDEEGPYGLGTDAIILDGLLKDIDMSLIAEPSSGFAAVEFPCICLGARGGYNYRVNLYGKASHAANPELGINAIVDAAKLITELEKIPLYEDPKLGKGSLVVIDINGGGAAASTAEKASFTVFRHTVRGEDKNLLIEEVKTAAAKANIRSKYEVVFRDAPHEEVDAFQPYVVDEDNEYTIKLQESIKEITGTNGNIAYFSSIGDFNYLGTRVGAPAFIFGTHGKNYHAADEWVSIDSLVKTTQIIYDLLVRLLK from the coding sequence ATGGATGACTGTAGACAAGATTTAATCGACCTATTATCTAATCTCATAAGCATATATAGTCCATATTTTAAAGAGCAAGAGATAATGGAATTTGCTTACAATTGGTTAAAGGATAGAAATATACCTGTGGATTATCATAAGTATTATGAAGGCAAGGTTACAAACTTCAATGGCATAAATTTAGTAGGAAGTATTAAAGGAAGGGAAAAAGGTCCTAAAATTCATCTAAATGGACACTTAGATACAGTTACAATTACAGAAGGATGGACAAAGGATCCACTAAAAGCAACTATTGAAGGAGACAAGCTATATGGATTAGGTGCATTGGATATGAAGAGTGGTTGCACTGCAATAATGATAGCTTTAGAAGCTTTCTTACGCAATGTAGATGATTTCAAAGGTGAAATAGTATACTCCCTTGTATCTGATGAAGAAGGACCTTATGGTTTGGGAACAGATGCCATAATATTGGATGGATTACTTAAAGATATTGATATGTCATTAATTGCAGAGCCAAGTAGTGGTTTTGCCGCTGTTGAATTTCCTTGTATATGTTTAGGTGCGAGAGGAGGATACAACTATAGAGTAAACCTATATGGTAAGGCTAGCCATGCAGCTAATCCTGAATTAGGAATTAATGCAATAGTAGATGCAGCTAAACTAATTACTGAATTGGAGAAGATTCCATTATATGAAGATCCTAAATTAGGCAAAGGTTCTTTAGTTGTGATTGATATCAATGGAGGGGGAGCTGCTGCTAGTACTGCAGAAAAAGCCAGCTTCACAGTATTCAGACATACTGTAAGAGGTGAAGACAAGAATCTTTTAATTGAAGAGGTAAAGACTGCTGCAGCTAAGGCAAATATTAGGAGTAAATATGAAGTTGTATTTAGAGATGCTCCTCATGAAGAAGTAGATGCTTTTCAGCCTTATGTAGTAGATGAAGATAATGAATATACAATAAAACTACAAGAAAGTATTAAAGAGATTACTGGAACTAATGGAAATATTGCATATTTCTCTAGTATTGGAGACTTTAATTACCTTGGGACAAGAGTAGGAGCACCAGCATTTATTTTTGGAACCCATGGCAAAAACTATCATGCTGCTGATGAATGGGTTTCAATTGATAGCTTAGTTAAAACTACTCAAATAATATATGATTTATTAGTAAGATTGTTAAAATAG
- a CDS encoding GNAT family N-acetyltransferase: MTIKFRNYSKQPGITEDYHKVRAFFIKLGYAEFEYTRWDWMATHRSLDKSAVGRIGLWEDEGEVVGIATFDTQPGIAFCLTLPEYTFLKKEILLYAKDNLSMDGKFGVIISDTDLKFQEIAVGLGFVATQDKDFDSFFYLDKTSTSYDLPEGFHITTMNETFDLYQYRRVLWKGFNHELNGKGELKFSEEEEHEARQSMIRPNVDLNLKVAVVAPDGNFVSYCGMWYDIDAGFAVVEPVATDPDYRKMGLGKAAVLEGIRRVGELGARKAMVGSKQQFYYSIGFRPFSTVTLWEEKQKD, encoded by the coding sequence ATGACAATAAAGTTTAGAAATTATTCAAAACAACCAGGTATCACAGAAGATTATCATAAGGTAAGGGCATTCTTTATAAAATTGGGGTATGCGGAATTTGAATACACCAGGTGGGATTGGATGGCAACCCATAGAAGTCTGGATAAATCTGCTGTAGGCAGAATTGGGCTATGGGAGGATGAAGGAGAAGTTGTTGGGATTGCAACTTTTGATACTCAACCGGGGATCGCATTCTGTTTAACTTTACCGGAATATACATTCTTGAAAAAGGAGATATTGCTGTATGCTAAGGATAATCTATCAATGGATGGGAAATTTGGTGTCATTATAAGTGATACTGACTTGAAATTTCAGGAAATTGCAGTCGGACTTGGATTTGTTGCTACACAAGATAAAGATTTCGATTCATTTTTCTATTTGGATAAAACATCTACATCGTATGATTTGCCTGAGGGCTTCCATATAACTACAATGAATGAAACCTTTGACCTATATCAATATAGGCGCGTTTTATGGAAGGGATTTAATCATGAGCTGAATGGGAAGGGAGAATTAAAGTTTTCTGAAGAAGAAGAGCATGAAGCAAGGCAATCGATGATCCGACCAAATGTAGATTTAAATCTAAAGGTGGCTGTCGTTGCACCAGATGGTAATTTCGTTTCTTATTGTGGGATGTGGTATGATATAGATGCAGGATTTGCTGTAGTTGAGCCTGTGGCTACTGATCCAGATTATCGTAAGATGGGTTTGGGAAAGGCAGCAGTATTGGAAGGCATACGTCGTGTCGGAGAACTTGGAGCTAGAAAGGCTATGGTAGGGTCGAAGCAGCAGTTCTACTATAGTATTGGATTTCGTCCATTTTCGACGGTTACTTTATGGGAAGAAAAACAGAAAGATTAG
- a CDS encoding sigma 54-interacting transcriptional regulator, giving the protein MAKLNIKELPKLFQDFDFLLITDKEGYIQYYKTVNSLGARIVENPIGMHILNLHQHLDMDTSTVMRALTNNEVIINEKQHLNIFKERTVTVLVTTLPLIYNNEIIGAIEIDRYFDKDFMGLDKDSIENNMIKNHLFFTIDDIIENSPKMKRVKKQILKVAQTNSPVMIYGETGTGKELVAKAIHNHSFRKSSPFLVQNCSTIPSTLGESILFGTTKGSFTGSQNKVGIFDIADGGTLVLDELNSMDINLQSKLLRVTENNCFRRVGGENLINVDVRLISTLNEEPEYLMESNRIRKDLFYRLGVVLIHIPPLRERKEDIPPLIDFFINEYNLKMNKNIVGVSKEVLDLFMNYNWPGNVREIKHIIESAFNFIEGDVIEVKDLPNHILKSNVNDKNIIDIKESDEFDLSEVMKKSEIKYINLALESSNTLKDAAKLLKISRQSLKYKMESYGIEINQK; this is encoded by the coding sequence ATGGCTAAATTAAATATAAAGGAGCTTCCAAAGTTATTCCAAGATTTTGATTTTCTATTAATAACAGATAAGGAAGGTTATATTCAGTACTATAAGACCGTTAATAGTCTAGGTGCTAGAATAGTAGAAAATCCTATTGGTATGCATATATTAAATTTACATCAACATCTTGATATGGATACAAGTACAGTCATGAGAGCTTTAACAAATAATGAAGTAATTATAAATGAAAAACAGCATTTAAATATCTTTAAAGAAAGAACTGTTACTGTACTGGTTACCACATTGCCTTTGATATACAATAATGAAATAATAGGCGCAATAGAAATTGATAGATATTTTGATAAGGATTTTATGGGACTTGATAAAGATAGCATAGAAAATAATATGATAAAAAACCATTTGTTCTTTACAATTGACGATATAATAGAAAATAGCCCAAAGATGAAAAGAGTAAAAAAACAGATTTTAAAGGTAGCACAAACAAACTCACCTGTGATGATATATGGAGAAACTGGAACAGGTAAGGAGTTAGTGGCAAAAGCAATACATAACCATAGTTTTAGGAAAAGCAGCCCTTTTTTAGTACAAAATTGCTCCACCATTCCTTCAACATTGGGGGAAAGCATTCTTTTCGGAACTACAAAGGGAAGTTTTACTGGTTCACAGAATAAGGTTGGTATTTTTGATATCGCTGATGGAGGCACCTTAGTCCTTGATGAATTGAATTCCATGGACATAAACCTTCAATCTAAATTATTAAGAGTAACAGAAAATAATTGCTTTAGACGAGTAGGCGGTGAAAATCTTATAAATGTTGATGTAAGACTAATATCTACTTTAAATGAAGAGCCTGAGTATCTTATGGAATCTAATAGAATAAGAAAAGATTTGTTTTATAGATTAGGGGTTGTACTCATACATATACCTCCCCTAAGAGAAAGAAAAGAAGATATCCCACCTCTAATAGACTTCTTTATAAATGAATATAATTTGAAAATGAATAAAAATATTGTAGGTGTAAGTAAAGAAGTTTTAGATCTATTTATGAATTATAATTGGCCTGGCAATGTTAGAGAAATTAAACATATTATCGAAAGTGCATTTAACTTTATAGAAGGCGATGTTATAGAAGTAAAAGATTTACCAAATCACATACTAAAATCTAATGTAAATGACAAAAATATAATAGACATAAAAGAATCAGATGAATTTGATTTATCTGAGGTCATGAAAAAATCCGAGATTAAGTATATTAATTTAGCCTTAGAGAGTAGCAATACACTCAAGGATGCAGCAAAATTATTAAAAATATCAAGGCAATCACTTAAATATAAGATGGAAAGCTATGGAATCGAAATTAATCAAAAATAG
- a CDS encoding AI-2E family transporter, translated as MKNAILLITFAIVLMWLLDNIVGIWGIISGFLAIITPFIIGGAIAFILNNPMNYIEKKLFKSNSPLRKTKESFRRPLSYLVTLLVFLATIFIVLFIIVPELARTTKDLAVKLPTYWKTMEMFITENLSDNPWIMDWINSISFDWNTIQSNIFAFLKNSVFLWLGSTFSIASSVVSGIVTFAVGFVFSIYLLLQKESLTRQWKKVILALFPKKAADRIFYIGRLSNTTFANFLSGQLLEAIIIGVLFFVAMVIFKFPYALMISTVIAVTALVPIFGSFVGCFIGVFLIVVESPKMALLFIIMFLVIQQIEGNLIYPHVVGKASGLPSIWILVAVTVGGSLMGVLGILLFIPLFSVLYTIASEYINNRLKEKGIKRIK; from the coding sequence ATGAAAAACGCAATACTTTTAATCACTTTTGCAATTGTATTGATGTGGCTATTAGACAATATAGTTGGTATCTGGGGAATAATTTCTGGTTTTTTAGCAATTATAACTCCTTTTATTATTGGGGGTGCCATAGCATTTATCCTCAACAATCCAATGAATTATATTGAGAAAAAATTATTTAAATCTAACTCTCCACTAAGAAAGACCAAGGAAAGCTTTAGAAGACCTTTAAGCTATTTGGTGACACTACTAGTATTTTTAGCTACAATTTTTATAGTACTATTTATTATAGTTCCAGAATTAGCTAGAACAACTAAGGATTTAGCAGTAAAATTACCTACATATTGGAAAACTATGGAGATGTTTATCACAGAAAATTTAAGTGATAACCCATGGATAATGGATTGGATTAATAGTATCAGCTTTGATTGGAATACAATACAAAGTAATATATTTGCTTTCCTCAAGAATAGTGTATTTCTATGGCTAGGATCCACATTTTCAATAGCTTCATCGGTGGTCAGTGGTATAGTTACATTTGCTGTAGGATTTGTATTTTCAATTTACTTGCTATTACAAAAAGAAAGCTTAACAAGACAATGGAAAAAGGTTATTTTAGCTTTATTCCCTAAAAAAGCTGCTGATAGAATATTTTATATAGGAAGATTATCAAACACTACTTTTGCCAACTTTTTATCTGGTCAATTATTAGAAGCAATAATTATTGGAGTACTTTTCTTTGTGGCCATGGTTATATTTAAATTCCCTTATGCCCTAATGATTAGTACAGTTATTGCAGTTACAGCTTTAGTTCCTATCTTTGGTTCTTTTGTTGGATGTTTTATAGGTGTGTTTTTGATTGTAGTTGAGAGTCCAAAGATGGCTTTATTATTCATTATTATGTTTTTAGTGATACAACAAATAGAAGGAAACTTAATATACCCTCATGTAGTAGGAAAGGCCTCTGGGCTTCCATCTATATGGATTCTTGTTGCTGTAACAGTAGGAGGAAGTTTAATGGGAGTACTTGGGATACTATTGTTCATTCCTCTGTTCTCAGTACTATATACAATAGCTTCCGAATATATAAATAATCGATTGAAGGAAAAGGGTATTAAAAGGATTAAGTAG
- a CDS encoding ATP-dependent DNA helicase translates to MKNIIKVSVRNLVEFVCRSGDIDNSFMSMSRALDGTLAHQKVQKSYGHEYKAEYTLKHEVYYENFIIELQGRADGIFMYPDEIIIDEIKSTTKDLEDIEEDYNELHWAQAKCYGYMYSIQNNLEYIDIQLTYFHIESEEKKIFRRKYTLKELEEFFFFLTDKYIEWASVTFYWGETRDKSIKDLSFPFTSYRKGQRELAVAAYKTIEEGKKLFAQAPTGIGKTMSTLFPSIKSIGEGIASKIFYLTAKTITREVPISSMEMLLSKGLRAKTIVITAKDKICLNDEVKCNPRDCEYAKGHYDRVNAAIMDIFENEDLITRDLAILYAKKHNVCPFEFILDVSLWADVIICDYNYVFDPQVYLKRFFGEDKDDYVFLIDEAHNLVDRSREMFSAELNKSSFLDLRDIFKEEYPPIYKSMNKCNSLMNKLRKDLEIDGEYYQREEIDELYYPIKKLMTVMDPWLIEEKNHEEYEKVLELYFNLISFIKISDFYDEHFVTYIKEESRGLVLKLYCVDSSSLLSHAMSRGRSSILFSATLTPLEYHMDLLGGKEGDYNIKLSSPFPRDNLCLTVANQVSTKYKDRERTYIDIVKYIETFISAKKGNYFVFFPSYVYMTKVYELITDRNEDLNIIIQDSKMSEVEREEFLLKFNEDNILAFAVMGGIFSEGIDLTGEKLIGAIVVGVGLPLICFERNIIKDYFDHNIGEGYEYAYVFPGMNKVLQAAGRVIRSPEDRGAILLIDDRYGTKRYKSLFPNEWQGYKNTRNNTDMKKILDKFWDRGTGVLSHR, encoded by the coding sequence ATGAAAAATATTATAAAAGTATCTGTTAGAAATTTAGTTGAATTTGTCTGTAGGTCAGGAGATATTGATAATAGTTTTATGTCCATGTCAAGAGCTTTAGATGGAACCCTAGCTCATCAAAAGGTACAAAAATCCTATGGCCATGAATATAAGGCAGAGTATACATTGAAGCATGAAGTATACTATGAAAATTTTATCATAGAGCTACAAGGTCGTGCAGATGGAATATTTATGTATCCTGATGAGATTATAATTGATGAGATAAAAAGTACCACTAAAGATTTGGAGGATATAGAGGAAGACTATAATGAGCTACATTGGGCTCAAGCGAAATGCTACGGATATATGTATTCTATCCAAAACAATTTAGAATATATAGATATTCAATTAACATATTTTCATATAGAATCTGAGGAAAAGAAAATATTTAGAAGGAAATATACTTTGAAAGAGTTGGAAGAGTTTTTCTTTTTCTTGACGGATAAATATATTGAATGGGCTAGTGTTACATTTTATTGGGGTGAGACTAGAGATAAATCCATAAAAGATTTATCATTTCCCTTTACTAGTTACAGAAAAGGCCAGAGAGAGCTGGCAGTAGCTGCATATAAGACTATAGAAGAAGGGAAAAAACTATTTGCCCAAGCACCTACTGGAATTGGAAAGACCATGTCTACACTATTTCCCTCCATTAAGTCCATTGGAGAGGGTATAGCTTCAAAGATATTTTATTTAACTGCAAAGACCATAACAAGGGAAGTACCTATTTCCTCTATGGAAATGCTACTGAGTAAAGGTCTAAGGGCTAAGACTATAGTAATTACTGCTAAGGATAAAATCTGTTTAAATGATGAAGTAAAATGTAATCCTAGGGATTGTGAATATGCAAAGGGTCATTATGATAGAGTTAATGCAGCTATAATGGATATTTTTGAAAATGAGGATTTGATTACTAGGGATCTGGCTATTTTATATGCTAAAAAGCATAATGTTTGCCCCTTTGAATTCATATTAGATGTCAGTCTATGGGCAGATGTGATTATATGTGACTATAATTATGTATTTGATCCCCAAGTATATTTGAAAAGGTTTTTTGGAGAGGATAAGGATGATTATGTTTTTTTAATAGATGAAGCACACAATTTAGTAGATAGATCAAGAGAGATGTTTTCAGCTGAATTGAACAAGAGCTCTTTTCTTGATCTTAGAGATATATTTAAGGAAGAGTATCCTCCTATATACAAGAGTATGAACAAATGTAATAGCTTAATGAATAAGTTGAGAAAGGATTTGGAAATAGATGGAGAATATTATCAAAGGGAAGAAATAGATGAACTATATTATCCAATTAAGAAGCTTATGACAGTAATGGATCCATGGCTTATTGAGGAGAAAAATCATGAGGAATATGAGAAAGTTCTTGAATTATACTTTAACCTTATTAGCTTCATAAAGATTTCAGATTTCTATGATGAACATTTTGTAACTTACATCAAGGAAGAGTCCAGGGGTTTAGTACTGAAACTATATTGTGTAGATTCCTCTAGTTTGCTTTCACATGCCATGAGTAGAGGGAGAAGCTCTATACTCTTTTCCGCTACCTTAACTCCCTTGGAATACCATATGGACCTACTGGGAGGAAAAGAAGGGGATTACAATATCAAACTTAGTTCACCTTTCCCTAGGGACAATCTTTGCCTAACAGTGGCAAATCAAGTATCTACAAAGTACAAGGATAGAGAGAGAACCTATATAGATATTGTGAAATATATAGAGACTTTTATTTCAGCTAAGAAGGGTAATTATTTTGTATTCTTTCCATCCTATGTCTATATGACTAAGGTATATGAACTAATCACAGATAGAAATGAAGACTTGAATATAATCATTCAAGATAGTAAAATGAGTGAAGTAGAAAGGGAAGAATTTTTATTGAAATTTAATGAAGATAATATTTTAGCCTTTGCAGTAATGGGTGGAATATTCTCTGAAGGCATTGATTTAACGGGAGAGAAACTAATTGGAGCCATAGTAGTAGGTGTAGGGCTTCCACTTATTTGCTTTGAAAGAAATATAATCAAAGACTATTTTGACCACAATATAGGGGAAGGCTATGAGTATGCCTATGTATTCCCTGGGATGAATAAGGTACTCCAGGCGGCAGGGAGAGTAATCAGATCTCCTGAGGATAGGGGAGCTATTTTGCTAATAGATGATAGATATGGAACTAAAAGATATAAATCCCTTTTCCCTAATGAATGGCAAGGGTATAAAAATACTAGAAATAATACAGATATGAAGAAAATCCTAGACAAATTCTGGGACAGAGGGACAGGAGTACTGTCCCACAGATAA
- the rlmD gene encoding 23S rRNA (uracil(1939)-C(5))-methyltransferase RlmD produces the protein MVKKNELIEFEIKEVAFPNKGKALYGEHNIRFKGGIEGQKVEARVSRKRKGIIESKIVNVLEKSPMETEVGCPHFGICGGCTYQTLSYENELILKEKQVRDLFEQEELEINFLGIEKSPIVEGYRNKMEYTFGDEEKDGPLALGLHRKGRFYEIANVEECNIVDKDFTTILATVLNYFKELKTSFYNKRSHTGFLRHLVVRKAISTGEILVNLVTSSQEELNKENFLTNIRDGSLCLQGKIVGVLHTTNDSLSDVVKADKLDLLYGRDYIVEEMLGLRFNISPFSFFQTNTLGAEKLYTMVRDFAGDIDDKLVFDLYSGTGTIAQIMAPVAKKVIGIEIVGEAVDKAHENAKLNNLDNVEFIAGDVLKAVDDLNEKPDLIVIDPPRDGIHPKAINKIIDFNPETFVYVSCNPVTLVRDLKVFIERGYKIEKVKCMDQFPRTPHVETVTLLTRSEASCK, from the coding sequence ATGGTAAAGAAAAATGAATTAATAGAATTTGAGATAAAGGAAGTAGCTTTTCCAAATAAGGGCAAGGCTTTATATGGAGAGCATAATATTAGGTTTAAAGGTGGAATAGAAGGACAAAAGGTAGAGGCTAGGGTAAGTCGAAAAAGGAAAGGTATTATAGAGTCTAAAATAGTAAATGTACTAGAAAAGTCTCCTATGGAAACAGAAGTAGGATGCCCTCACTTTGGCATTTGTGGTGGCTGTACTTATCAAACTCTATCCTACGAAAATGAACTTATATTAAAAGAAAAACAAGTTAGGGATTTATTTGAGCAAGAAGAATTGGAGATAAACTTCCTAGGAATAGAAAAAAGCCCAATAGTTGAAGGATATAGAAATAAAATGGAATATACCTTTGGTGATGAAGAAAAGGATGGTCCATTGGCACTGGGACTTCATCGTAAGGGTAGATTCTATGAAATAGCAAATGTTGAAGAGTGTAATATAGTAGATAAGGATTTTACTACTATACTTGCAACTGTTCTCAATTATTTTAAGGAACTAAAGACCTCTTTTTACAACAAAAGATCTCATACAGGTTTTCTAAGGCATTTAGTTGTAAGAAAGGCCATATCTACTGGAGAAATCCTAGTCAACCTAGTAACATCAAGTCAAGAAGAACTAAATAAAGAAAACTTCCTCACAAACATTAGGGACGGTTCTCTTTGTTTGCAAGGGAAAATAGTTGGAGTACTTCATACTACTAATGATAGCCTTTCCGATGTAGTAAAGGCAGATAAACTAGATTTGCTTTATGGCAGAGATTATATTGTTGAAGAAATGCTTGGACTTAGATTTAATATATCACCATTTTCTTTCTTCCAAACTAATACCCTAGGCGCTGAAAAGCTATATACCATGGTAAGAGATTTTGCAGGGGATATAGATGATAAACTAGTATTTGACTTGTATTCAGGCACAGGTACAATAGCTCAAATAATGGCACCTGTGGCTAAGAAGGTAATAGGTATTGAAATAGTAGGGGAAGCAGTGGATAAGGCTCATGAAAATGCTAAGCTAAATAATCTAGATAATGTAGAATTCATAGCAGGAGATGTACTAAAAGCCGTAGATGATTTAAATGAAAAACCAGACTTAATTGTTATAGATCCACCAAGAGACGGTATCCACCCAAAGGCAATAAATAAAATAATAGACTTCAACCCAGAGACTTTTGTATATGTAAGCTGCAACCCTGTCACTTTAGTAAGGGATTTGAAGGTATTTATTGAAAGGGGATATAAGATAGAGAAGGTAAAATGCATGGATCAATTTCCAAGGACACCACATGTGGAGACGGTAACACTGCTTACAAGGAGTGAAGCGAGTTGTAAGTAG